A portion of the Cyanobacteria bacterium GSL.Bin1 genome contains these proteins:
- a CDS encoding AEC family transporter, with product MSQLLALYLRLGAGIFLGWLLGCYLTKNVPNLLGKFLFYCGVPIGIVAFLRQADLSGNIWLSPIIAWSAIALGAFSAWLYLKLFISNDSVKQTFQGSFLLTSMFGNTGYLGYPIILAMVGEKYFGWAVFYDLLGTTIGAYGLGALLGNHFSELAISSSNQQQKLSNLVVPIFANPPLWGLILGLGLRQFTFPPFVETSLHNIGWGVISLSLVLIGMRLSQLTSWRHVPVASASLALKMLFVPLTLGLLISSLNLATQAQQVMILQMAMPPAFATLVISETYQLDYELTVTTVATGSIGLLAILPFWLFLLGN from the coding sequence ATTTCCCAATTATTAGCACTTTACCTCCGACTAGGAGCTGGGATTTTTCTGGGTTGGCTGTTGGGGTGTTATTTAACCAAAAATGTCCCGAATTTATTAGGGAAGTTCCTCTTTTATTGCGGTGTTCCCATCGGAATTGTAGCCTTTCTTCGTCAAGCTGATTTATCCGGCAATATTTGGCTGTCTCCGATTATCGCTTGGAGCGCGATCGCGCTGGGCGCCTTTTCCGCTTGGCTCTACTTAAAACTCTTTATCAGTAATGATTCTGTCAAACAAACCTTTCAAGGCAGCTTCTTGCTGACCTCAATGTTTGGGAACACGGGTTATTTGGGCTATCCGATTATTCTGGCAATGGTGGGTGAAAAATATTTTGGTTGGGCAGTGTTTTATGATTTGCTAGGAACCACTATCGGTGCCTATGGGTTAGGAGCCTTATTGGGCAATCATTTCAGTGAATTGGCAATCTCTTCTTCCAACCAACAACAAAAATTAAGCAATTTGGTTGTCCCCATCTTCGCTAATCCGCCTCTCTGGGGGCTAATTTTAGGGTTAGGGTTACGTCAATTCACCTTTCCCCCCTTCGTTGAAACCAGTTTACACAACATCGGCTGGGGAGTGATTAGTTTATCTCTGGTGTTAATTGGAATGCGCCTGAGTCAGTTAACGTCATGGCGTCATGTTCCCGTCGCCTCAGCCAGTTTAGCTCTGAAAATGCTATTTGTGCCTTTGACCCTAGGACTGCTCATTTCCAGCTTGAATTTAGCCACCCAAGCCCAACAGGTGATGATTTTACAAATGGCGATGCCCCCTGCCTTTGCCACCTTAGTGATTTCTGAAACTTATCAATTAGACTACGAATTAACTGTGACCACGGTTGCCACCGGTTCCATTGGCTTATTAGCGATCTTACCTTTTTGGTTATTCTTGTTGGGGAACTGA
- a CDS encoding DUF814 domain-containing protein, which yields MQPVDLTTLRAVCADLRAFWLPARLEQVYQRDRATIALALRTLKGRDWLTLSWHPQAARICLDDAPPRTPDTFTFSDQLRHQLQGLALTAIPLISPWERVIDFQFAPRPGDEPLWHLYAEIMGKYSNVILTDTNQQIITAAHQVSPEKSSLRPIQTGQPYEPPPALTGNIPSREESQDSWQERVGLIPGELKRQLLKTYRGLGPNLVTAMIQRAGLNPQQTTDTLTQENWQTLFQVWQEWLEILETETFQPGWTENGFTVLGWGRREPVASVHVLLKTYYTEQLNQQSFQQLHHQLLQKVSSLIKKQRQKQQTFQERLKQSEDAEVERQRGDLLMAYSYQWKLGSSAIELPDFETDERVKIPLNPEKNAVQNAQAYYKRHQKLKRARQAVAPLLAETDKEIQYLQQVEAALNQLDGYQKEEDLQTLKEIQEELIEQGYIIPQRERASTEQAQPITYQTPSGYEVLVGRNNRQNDQLTFRTAVDYDLWFHSQEIPGSHILLRLPPGAVPDENDLQFVANVAAYYSRARESQQVPVIYTKPKYVYKPKGAKPGMALYDHETVIWGYPATVAE from the coding sequence ATGCAGCCTGTTGATTTAACCACTCTGCGAGCCGTTTGCGCTGATTTACGAGCCTTTTGGTTACCTGCTCGTTTAGAACAAGTCTATCAGCGCGATCGCGCCACCATTGCCTTAGCCCTACGCACCCTGAAAGGACGAGACTGGTTAACCCTCTCCTGGCATCCCCAAGCAGCCAGAATTTGTCTGGATGATGCCCCACCCCGCACCCCGGATACCTTTACTTTCAGTGATCAATTGCGTCACCAACTGCAAGGATTAGCTTTAACGGCCATTCCCCTGATTTCTCCCTGGGAGCGGGTCATTGATTTCCAATTTGCCCCTCGCCCCGGTGACGAGCCATTATGGCATCTCTACGCAGAAATTATGGGGAAATACAGCAATGTCATTCTCACCGATACCAACCAACAAATTATCACCGCCGCCCATCAAGTTAGCCCGGAAAAATCGAGTTTGCGCCCCATTCAAACCGGACAACCCTACGAACCGCCACCCGCCCTCACAGGCAATATTCCTAGTCGCGAGGAATCCCAGGACAGTTGGCAAGAACGAGTGGGGTTAATTCCCGGTGAACTAAAACGACAACTGCTCAAAACTTATCGTGGGTTAGGACCAAATCTGGTCACTGCGATGATCCAACGCGCCGGTTTAAATCCCCAACAAACCACAGATACTTTAACTCAAGAAAACTGGCAAACCCTATTTCAAGTGTGGCAAGAGTGGTTAGAGATTCTGGAAACAGAAACGTTTCAACCCGGATGGACAGAAAACGGATTCACGGTTCTCGGTTGGGGGAGGAGGGAACCGGTTGCTTCGGTGCACGTTCTCCTGAAAACCTACTACACCGAACAACTCAACCAACAGTCTTTCCAGCAACTTCATCATCAACTGCTACAAAAAGTAAGTAGCTTGATCAAAAAACAACGCCAGAAACAACAAACGTTTCAGGAACGCCTTAAACAGTCAGAGGATGCCGAAGTTGAACGCCAACGGGGAGACTTACTGATGGCATATTCCTATCAATGGAAACTGGGATCATCCGCGATTGAATTACCTGACTTTGAAACCGATGAACGGGTCAAAATTCCCTTAAACCCAGAAAAAAATGCCGTGCAGAATGCGCAAGCCTACTATAAACGTCATCAAAAGTTGAAACGGGCTCGTCAAGCAGTGGCCCCTCTCCTCGCGGAAACAGACAAAGAAATTCAGTATCTCCAACAAGTAGAAGCGGCCTTAAACCAGTTAGACGGTTACCAAAAAGAAGAAGATTTACAAACCTTGAAAGAAATTCAAGAAGAGTTGATTGAACAGGGTTATATTATCCCGCAACGAGAACGCGCCAGTACGGAACAAGCACAACCGATTACTTACCAGACGCCCAGTGGGTATGAAGTTTTAGTGGGACGGAATAATCGGCAAAATGATCAACTGACATTTCGCACAGCAGTGGATTATGATTTATGGTTCCATTCACAAGAAATTCCCGGTAGTCATATTTTGTTGCGATTACCGCCAGGAGCAGTTCCTGACGAAAATGATTTACAGTTTGTTGCCAATGTAGCAGCGTACTATTCTCGCGCCCGAGAAAGTCAGCAAGTGCCGGTTATTTATACAAAACCAAAGTACGTTTATAAACCGAAAGGGGCAAAACCAGGGATGGCCCTCTATGATCATGAGACCGTAATTTGGGGGTATCCAGCAACAGTGGCTGAATAA
- the miaB gene encoding tRNA (N6-isopentenyl adenosine(37)-C2)-methylthiotransferase MiaB encodes MTSIPPRRYHITTFGCQMNKADSERMAGILDAMGYQAEADPYLADVVVYNTCTIRDNAEQKVYSYLGRQAKRKQSSAELTLIVAGCVAQQEGEKLLRRVPELDLVMGPQHANRLGDLLEQVQEGNQVVATEPIYIMEDITKPRRDSEISAWVNVIYGCNERCSYCVVPNVRGVEQSRTPEAIRDEMVLLGKQGYQEVTLLGQNIDAYGRDLPGSTPEGRHKHTLTDLLYYVHDVPGIERIRFATSHPRYFTERLIRACAELPKVCEHFHIPFQSGDNEVLKAMSRGYTHEKYRRIVDKIRHYLPDAAISADAIVGFPGETEEQFQNTLQLVEDIEFDQLNTAAYSPRPGTPAAKWENQLSDEVKSDRLQRLNHLVSTKAAARSRRYLYRTEEVLVEGQNPKDSSQVMGRTRTNRLTFFAGDIEQLRGQAVPVKITEVRAFSLTGERV; translated from the coding sequence ATGACCTCAATCCCCCCCCGTCGTTATCACATCACTACGTTTGGTTGTCAGATGAATAAAGCTGACTCCGAACGCATGGCAGGAATTTTAGACGCAATGGGTTATCAAGCTGAAGCTGATCCTTATCTGGCTGATGTTGTAGTTTATAATACTTGCACGATTCGTGATAACGCTGAACAAAAAGTTTATTCTTATCTCGGACGACAGGCCAAACGCAAACAAAGTAGCGCTGAATTAACCCTAATTGTTGCTGGCTGCGTCGCCCAACAAGAAGGAGAAAAGTTATTAAGGCGGGTTCCCGAATTAGATTTAGTGATGGGTCCACAACATGCCAACCGCCTTGGGGATTTGCTCGAACAAGTTCAGGAAGGGAACCAGGTGGTGGCCACTGAACCCATCTATATCATGGAAGATATTACCAAGCCGCGGCGAGATAGTGAGATTAGTGCTTGGGTGAATGTTATTTACGGTTGTAATGAGCGTTGTAGCTATTGTGTTGTTCCCAATGTCCGGGGTGTGGAACAATCACGGACACCAGAAGCAATTCGGGACGAAATGGTTCTCTTAGGCAAACAGGGATATCAGGAAGTGACGCTGTTAGGGCAAAATATTGATGCTTATGGGCGAGATTTGCCGGGTTCGACGCCAGAAGGACGACATAAGCATACTTTGACTGATTTACTTTATTACGTTCACGATGTTCCGGGAATTGAGCGCATTCGCTTTGCCACCAGTCATCCTCGTTATTTTACAGAACGTTTGATTCGGGCTTGTGCCGAGTTGCCCAAGGTATGCGAGCATTTTCATATTCCGTTTCAGTCAGGAGATAATGAAGTGCTGAAGGCGATGTCTCGGGGATATACCCATGAGAAATACCGCCGCATTGTCGATAAAATTCGTCACTATCTCCCGGATGCTGCCATTAGTGCTGATGCCATTGTTGGGTTTCCCGGAGAAACCGAAGAACAGTTTCAAAATACCTTGCAGCTAGTGGAAGATATTGAATTTGACCAGTTAAATACCGCTGCTTATTCTCCGCGTCCGGGAACGCCAGCCGCCAAATGGGAGAATCAACTCAGTGATGAAGTGAAAAGTGACCGCTTACAACGGTTAAATCATCTCGTTTCCACGAAAGCAGCAGCGCGATCGCGCCGTTACCTGTACCGCACCGAAGAAGTGTTAGTAGAAGGACAAAATCCTAAAGATTCCTCTCAAGTGATGGGACGGACGCGCACTAACCGCTTAACATTCTTTGCCGGCGATATTGAACAATTGCGGGGCCAAGCAGTTCCTGTAAAAATTACAGAAGTTAGAGCGTTTAGCCTCACTGGCGAAAGGGTCTAA
- a CDS encoding alpha/beta fold hydrolase: MKNWWQNTFPDGQKMLPVSNSQGEFHHLAYGERGEGPPIIFLHGIGSWSYSWRRLIPILAQQFRVIAFDATGHGFSDKPSRWKITQLQQELPQVIAALCDEPATIIAQSLGGLVTLAAALDYPQHFARLVLINAAIFPEALPSLSMRFLAKIPLGVVREIDQSRLVKPLAPIVREAVRFARREVVATPAMSRYEDVYALTYPFIENPGAIAHFTQTLQQAAREIECLERQEPNLISYVQDNLSQILCPTLILWGDCDRWFPLAHGEALQERLPNSRLEILENCGHDAIACASEQIEQKIIQFLQEQVTPPVTP, from the coding sequence ATGAAAAACTGGTGGCAAAACACTTTTCCAGACGGGCAAAAAATGTTACCTGTATCCAACTCTCAAGGTGAATTTCATCATCTTGCTTATGGGGAAAGAGGTGAGGGACCGCCGATTATTTTTTTACATGGTATTGGAAGTTGGAGTTATAGTTGGCGACGACTGATTCCGATTTTAGCTCAGCAGTTTCGGGTCATTGCGTTTGATGCAACGGGACACGGTTTCTCTGATAAGCCGTCTCGCTGGAAAATTACCCAGTTACAGCAAGAGTTACCGCAAGTGATTGCAGCGTTATGTGATGAACCGGCAACGATCATTGCTCAATCTTTAGGCGGATTAGTCACCTTAGCAGCGGCGCTTGATTATCCCCAACATTTTGCCCGTTTGGTGTTGATTAATGCGGCAATCTTTCCCGAAGCGTTACCCAGCCTTAGTATGCGTTTTCTGGCGAAAATTCCGTTGGGAGTCGTCAGAGAAATTGATCAATCTCGTTTGGTGAAACCCTTAGCCCCTATTGTGCGAGAGGCAGTGCGGTTTGCGCGTCGGGAGGTGGTCGCCACCCCAGCCATGAGTCGGTATGAAGATGTTTATGCCTTGACTTATCCGTTTATTGAAAATCCGGGCGCGATCGCGCACTTTACTCAGACCTTACAACAAGCCGCCCGAGAAATTGAATGCCTCGAACGCCAAGAACCAAACTTGATTAGTTATGTACAAGACAATTTGTCCCAGATTCTCTGTCCCACGCTGATTTTATGGGGGGATTGCGATCGTTGGTTTCCTCTTGCCCATGGAGAAGCGTTGCAGGAACGTCTGCCTAATTCACGCTTAGAAATTCTGGAAAATTGTGGACATGACGCGATCGCCTGTGCCTCGGAACAGATTGAACAGAAGATCATCCAGTTTTTACAGGAGCAAGTCACTCCGCCAGTGACCCCTTAG